A genomic window from Henningerozyma blattae CBS 6284 chromosome 3, complete genome includes:
- the CKS1 gene encoding cyclin-dependent protein kinase regulatory subunit CKS1 (similar to Saccharomyces cerevisiae CKS1 (YBR135W); ancestral locus Anc_3.400) — MQSLYHPHSFQGRKLSDQERARCLEFQDAIHYSPRYADDTHEYRHVMLPKAMLKVIPNDYFDSETGTLRILTEDEWRGLGVTQSLGWVHYECHAPEPHILLFKRPLNYEAELRAAAAAAQQQQQQQQQQQQQQQQSQQQVQQAQQQHI, encoded by the coding sequence ATGCAATCGCTTTACCATCCGCATTCTTTTCAGGGTAGAAAGCTGTCTGACCAAGAAAGGGCCAGATGTTTAGAGTTCCAAGATGCAATCCATTATTCTCCTAGATATGCAGACGACACACATGAATATAGACACGTCATGCTTCCCAAAGCCATGTTAAAAGTGATTCCCAACGACTACTTTGATTCAGAGACTGGTACGCTACGTATATTAACAGAAGATGAATGGAGAGGACTTGGAGTGACTCAATCACTGGGATGGGTTCATTACGAATGTCATGCCCCCGAACCACATATTCTACTATTCAAACGGCCTTTAAACTACGAGGCTGAGTTAAGAGCTGCTGCCGCTGCTGctcaacagcaacagcaacagcaacagcaacagcaacagcaacaacagcaaTCACAACAGCAAGTACAACAAGCCCAACAACAACATATATAA
- the TBLA0C02480 gene encoding uncharacterized protein (similar to Saccharomyces cerevisiae YGR079W; ancestral locus Anc_3.403) encodes MSGLEDAGDNTTQMKKSPLRSKGTVSKPKHNSKAFKISNSIITKQDIQPITIKITPSLPPSPVNSTSPEENNGAPSTTTILDTKTIEQDMLFTPITDQEDDDDIDDILSPIHAQLPVFTKPSNLPTINTPASTTLNSNYLAHGTATDDTDFLLSNKDFWKTVDLAPDTVVVDNDAPSLHFKKETRSNNNTTTTINIQNNSSLTTIITQDNSPKNAEISIDDFLTTENTVHLTKDNSQLMEKQRRRKNIYNFAGSKKNMAGKFTFRNSIRRKSGVWEMVSTGIGINEFMI; translated from the coding sequence ATGTCCGGTCTGGAAGATGCTGGCGATAACACGACGCAAATGAAGAAATCTCCTCTGAGATCTAAGGGCACTGTTTCAAAACCCAAACATAACAGCAAGGCGTTCAAGATCTCAAATAGTATCATCACAAAGCAAGATATACAACCCATCACTATCAAAATTACCCCTTCGTTACCTCCTTCCCCTGTGAATTCCACAAGTCCCGAAGAAAACAACGGGGCACCCTCAACCACAACCATACTTGACACAAAGACTATAGAACAAGATATGCTTTTTACTCCAATAACTGACCAAGAGGACGATGATGATATCGATGATATTCTATCACCTATTCATGCCCAACTACCTGTTTTCACTAAACCATCAAATCTCCCTACAATAAACACACCTGCATCTACTACtcttaattcaaattaccTAGCACATGGAACTGCCACAGATGATACAGATTTTCTGCTTAGCAATAAGGATTTCTGGAAAACTGTAGATTTGGCACCTGATACGGTTGTCGTAGATAATGATGCGCCGAGTCTACatttcaaaaaagaaacgcgctcaaataataatactacaactactattaatattcaaaacaaTAGTTCGCTAACAACTATTATTACACAGGATAATTCACCGAAAAATGCAGAGATTTCGATTGATGATTTCTTAACTACAGAAAATACGGTTCATTTGACTAAAGATAATAGTCAGTTGATGGAGAAACAAAGAAGGAGAAAGaacatatataattttgcaggctcaaaaaaaaacatggCAGGAAAATTCACTTTCAGAAACTCCATTAGAAGGAAGTCTGGTGTGTGGGAAATGGTCTCAACTGGTATTGGGATCAACGAATTCATGATTTGA
- the TBLA0C02510 gene encoding uncharacterized protein (similar to Saccharomyces cerevisiae YPR089W; ancestral locus Anc_3.398), whose translation MSNLFDTSNIDIDPWNDNSVSGKIKKKIATDILNNVIDDTKEKLNINHNLLDNFNENFNDDILENINMHIAGVSLDKDPTTTTTTLNNTSNTDMEPLSNDYSFEKFNFEKLISYQYLEFADFDLNELLKLLISLPARYPHKTTYPAALLYQCIRYADHKKNSKPLVEQLINLSFTKILSHITFTSTQLNQQSSNSNSNSNATANSGGDIVSLSYWLGCLSFLFYYLVKDQDFFKRYPSILQEFITTIQSIMIQLTSSIHSRILPTLDKTILAYTSIEDVKYTLYKNDWNFFKKRKQLNKENKDPKENKELKENNKENNNTETLPTDTASDSTENLSTNEDPTPRNSINTSIDQASTSSNFDASVINHLKPPSFEEQMKPSPIKIVQIFGALSYVLNLHDIHPIFKQQCLSMSINWFANSLFNIILKDKFKTINHHTKKMKLLSRSRAIQVRLNLSTLETWIINNDINIEKPLLIDDFMWQNYPYTLINDITNITNQNEFFQLKNITTYKPLKDNDYNYSTDNSLFYYQHFFKIAQFHLKPLFQLLQWLQVATTLKDEEELKNTINLLSSLTPAQLLKSIDKYNYELNEHKFKSSLRKKLSNLVKSKDNPSNFAKNSITYLPERIIPDLVLPTIQDLTNVYSPNLANSQKQISSNNNFINSNSNSNSNSPVPLQQSDFNGPLNNNSDDKIITEEDIYNYQPFLPAEIQDEVFEIHDNNLKKRQHNDYHANNTLQDEEDEDEETEDREGNDESADQDNDINDEDSNKEQIDEEHPENNNSTTNNNDNIGGDDYFKDFNLPSSSVNQPSWSSNTEIEANPW comes from the coding sequence ATGTCAAATCTATTCGATACAAGCAATATAGATATCGATCCGTGGAATGATAATAGTGTTTCAgggaaaataaagaaaaagatagCCACggatattttgaataatgtCATAGATGATACaaaggaaaaattaaatataaatcataATTTGTTAGATAATTTCAATGAGAATTTCAACGATGACATcttggaaaatattaacatGCATATTGCAGGTGTCTCGTTAGACAAAGATCCTACCACCACCACAACAACTCTTAACAACACATCAAATACAGATATGGAACCTCTCTCTAACGACtattcatttgaaaaattcaactttgaaaaattaatcagttatcaatatttggaatttgCCGATTTCGAtcttaatgaattattgaaattattgatcTCTTTACCAGCTAGATACCCACACAAGACGACCTATCCTGCTGCATTGTTGTACCAATGTATAAGATATGCAGATCATAAGAAAAACTCCAAGCCCCTAGTAGAACAATTAATCAACTTATCCTTTACTAAAATCTTATCCCATATCACATTCACTTCTACTCAATTAAATCAACAATCATcgaattcaaattcaaattccaaTGCAACTGCAAACTCTGGCGGTGATAtagtttcattatcataCTGGTTAGGCTgtctttcatttttattctattacCTCGTGAAAGATCaagattttttcaaaagatatCCTTCAATCTTACAAGAATTCATAACTACAATCCAATCTATCATGATTCAATTGACCTCCTCTATTCATTCAAGAATATTACCGACTTTAGATAAAACTATATTAGCTTATACTTCTATTGAAGATGTAAAATATACTCtgtataaaaatgattggaatttttttaaaaagagaaagcaattgaataaagaaaataaagatcccaaagaaaataaagaactcaaagaaaataataaagaaaataataatacagaGACTCTTCCAACTGATACTGCATCAGATTCTACCGAAAATCTTTCCACCAATGAAGATCCTACCCCAAGAAATAGTATCAATACTTCCATTGATCAAGCTTCtacttcttcaaatttcGATGCATCAgtaataaatcatttaaaaccTCCATCTTTTGAAGAACAAATGAAACCTTCTCCAATCAAAATTGTTCAAATCTTTGGTGCCTTATCTTATGTATTAAATTTGCATGATATTCATCCAATCTTCAAACAACAATGTCTTTCCATGTCAATAAATTGGTTTGCCAAtagtttatttaatattatattaaaggataaatttaaaactatAAATCATCAtacaaagaaaatgaaattattatcaagaTCAAGAGCCATTCAAGTCAgattaaatttatcaacTTTAGAAACTTGgatcattaataatgatattaatattgaaaaaccTTTATTGATTGATGATTTTATGTGGCAAAATTACCCATAtactttaattaatgatattacaaatattaccaatcaaaatgaatttttccaattgaaaaatattaccaCCTATAAACctttaaaagataatgaCTATAATTACTCTAcagataattctttattttattatcaacattttttcaaaattgcACAATTCCATTTAAAAcctttatttcaattattacaGTGGTTACAAGTAGCAACAACtttaaaagatgaagaagaattgaaaaatactaTTAACTTATTATCTTCTTTAACCCCAgctcaattattaaaatcaatagataaatataattatgaattaaacgaacataaatttaaatcttctttaaggaaaaaattatcaaatttagTAAAGTCAAAAGATAATCCTTCTAATTTTGcaaaaaattcaatcaCTTATTTGCCAGAAAGAATAATACCCGATTTAGTCTTACCAACTATACAAGACTTAACAAACGTTTATTCTCCAAATTTAGCAAATTcacaaaaacaaatttcttcaaataataatttcataaattcaaattcaaattcaaattcaaattcaccCGTCCCATTACAACAATCAGATTTCAATGGtccattaaataataattctgatgataaaataattactgaagaagatatttataattatcaaCCTTTCCTACCTGCAGAAATTCAAGATGaagtatttgaaattcatgataataatttgaaaaaacgTCAACATAACGATTATCATGCAAATAATACTTTACAAGATGaggaagatgaagatgaagaaactGAAGATAGGGAGGGAAACGATGAAAGTGCTGATCaagataatgatataaatgatgaagattcaaataaagaGCAAATAGATGAGGAACATcctgaaaataataactctaccaccaataataatgataatattggCGGTgatgattattttaaagatttcaaTCTACCTTCATCTTCCGTAAATCAACCTTCTTGGTCATCAAATACTGAAATTGAAGCTAATCCttggtaa
- the HSL7 gene encoding protein arginine N-methyltransferase (similar to Saccharomyces cerevisiae HSL7 (YBR133C); ancestral locus Anc_3.399) — MQSNVYVGLKPANNEDYNPNLPDEFDYLLLPLTNNRYKLKVRSIYNSFIKHSHQHDQELIIPEPQLQELSIPPFIENLNHSFIGLLSSWIELENNDPIIRDLAYKILYIECNYAKFIGIKQVILAPPRNLTNLNYYTQIVSKLLNSNIFQDLNLILSISLPLFEDSEPLATWELWNTIRKICNYNKSLTISLAVPKIKTPSFVIKRWLSEPVSSLLLSSSIFTKNNHNYPVLNKFNQNLISNFQKINANNLLNLNELSIILHGIEKNSNDIKGGKLSYLEYINFLLRKGDSLMLLAEENSIEPMSDNTTNSNNNTTSSGITNATNTDNNNNSNGNSNNNNIICLEQLNLPRLLPPLKPHSNMLTNFIYKNFENDKIKYNLYENAINRAIYDIRFKFYKENPLNILILGPGRGPLIDKTYQILKDLKMLDFTNIYAIEKNSNAFLYLQNKNFNNWNNKIKIINSDIFHWNPTKDKNEKLIFNLCISELLGSFGCNELSPEILYHIERNFTSYGNDNDTIFIPNSCSSYIAPIFSPLMYQYLLNKPLNSNITNNTNSNFSEDNFEKPWVLHNLPYTIVSSKINEIWSFKHPMQNYNTIQSSNSVINPIELFNKNSNSNNDFKIKHKCEIHGFIGYFTANLYENITLSTIPTDSTIKLAPSQYSSIYDHHQHNEDFNNTINLSHTVNLKSWSPIVFPLRQPLTVTDDTELLIYLSRNYDRFDKKIWYEWYGESFVYLVMSNLSLNNHSHNNTTSTSNNTNTDKNNRHSHRTSGSSYLDKTKRLQNCNEEQFKGNDENDDYNDDDIDDDDDTNFLNGEHENAWQSVNDMHDLVNSNMKMNSNDDNKPTFNLLSTSRNHNNNTVNNTTTTTTTTTNNKSTNSNHNNRLNNRSNLTDEGYEEEEIIHTKVRTGVSLLHNVSGKHFNIPL, encoded by the coding sequence atgCAGAGTAATGTTTATGTGGGGCTAAAACCTGCCAACAATGAAGATTATAATCCAAATCTACCTGATGAATTcgattatttattattaccattgaCGAACAATAGATACAAGTTAAAAGTTAGATCCATTTATAATTCGTTTATCAAGCATTCTCATCAACATGATCAGGAATTGATTATTCCAGAACCACAATTACAAGAACTCTCAATACCTCCATTTATcgaaaatttaaatcattctTTTATTGGTTTACTTTCATCATGGATAGAATTAGAGAATAATGATCCCATTATAAGAGATTTGGCATATAAGATACTTTATATAGAATGTAATTATGCCAAGTTTATTGGAATTAAACAAGTTATTTTGGCGCCTCCAAGAAATTTAACAAacttgaattattatactcaaattgtttcaaagttactaaattcaaatattttccaagatttaaatttaatcttatcaatttcattacCTCTATTTGAAGATTCAGAACCATTAGCCACATGGGAATTATGGAATACAATTAGAAAGATTtgtaattataataaatccTTGACCATATCATTGGCTGTACCAAAGATTAAAACCCCTTCATTTGTCATTAAAAGATGGCTATCAGAACCtgtttcatcattattattatcctCATCTATCTTTACCAAAAATAATCACAACTATCCTGTATTAAATAAGtttaatcaaaatttaatttctaatttcCAGAAGATTAatgctaataatttattaaatttaaatgaattatcaaTCATTTTACATggtattgaaaaaaattcgaATGATATCAAAGGTGGGAAATTATCCTatttagaatatattaatttcttattaaGAAAAGGGGACAGCTTAATGCTATTAGCTGAAGAAAATTCCATTGAACCTATGTCAGATAATACcacaaattcaaataacaaCACTACATCCTCAGGTATCACCAATGCTACAAATACTgacaacaataataacagcAACGGTAacagcaataataataatattatatgtttggaacaattgaatttacCAAGATTATTACCACCTTTAAAACCACATTCAAATATGTTAacaaatttcatttataaaaatttcgaaaatgataaaattaaatataatttatatgaaAATGCAATCAATAGAGCTATTTACGATATCagatttaaattctatAAGGAAAATccattgaatattttaattttaggTCCAGGTAGAGGTCCATTAATTGATAAGACctatcaaattttaaaagatttaaaaatgcTGGACTTCACCAATATTTATGCCATTGAAAAAAACTCAAATGcctttttatatttacaaaataaaaatttcaataattggaataataaaattaagattattaattcagATATTTTCCATTGGAATCCCactaaagataaaaatgaaaaattgattttcaaTCTTTGTATAAGTGAATTATTAGGTTCTTTTGGTTGTAATGAATTAAGTCCAgaaattctttatcatattgaaagaaattttacCTCTTATGGTAACGATAATGATACAATTTTTATCCCAAattcttgttcttcttaTATTGCTCCAATTTTTTCTCCTTTAATgtatcaatatttattgaataaacCATTGAATAGTAatattactaataatactaattctaatttttctgaagataattttgaaaaaccTTGGGTATTACATAATTTACCTTATACAATTGTTTCatctaaaattaatgaaatttggTCCTTTAAGCATCCAAtgcaaaattataatacaaTTCAAAGTTCAAATTCAGTTATAAATCcaatagaattatttaataaaaatagtaattcaaataatgattttaagATCAAACATAAATGTGAAATCCATGGGTTTATTGGTTATTTCACTGCAAATTTATATGAGAATATTACATTATCTACTATTCCAACCGATTCAACTATTAAATTGGCTCCAAGTCAATATTCATCTATTTATGATCATCATCAACATAATGAAGACTTCAACAATACTATTAACTTGAGCCATACtgttaatttaaaatcatgGTCGCCAATTGTATTCCCATTAAGGCAACCATTAACTGTAACTGATGATACTGAATTACTTATCTATTTGTCAAGAAACTATGACAGATTTGATAAAAAGATATGGTATGAATGGTATGGTGAATCATTTGTATATTTAGTTATGTCTAATTTATCCTTGAATAATCATAGTCATAACAATACTACAAGCAcaagtaataatacaaatactgATAAGAATAATAGACATTCTCATCGTACAAGTGGAAGTTCATATTTGGATAAAACTAAAAGATTACAAAACTGTAATGAAGAACAATTTAAGggaaatgatgaaaatgatgattataatgatgatgacattgatgatgacgatgatactaattttttaaatggtGAACACGAAAATGCATGGCAAAGTGTTAATGATATGCATGATCTAGTGAATTCtaatatgaaaatgaattctAATGATGACAATAAACCGACATTTAATTTACTCTCAACTAGTCGTAaccataataataataccgTTAATAATACCACTACCACCACTACTACAACTACTAACAATAAAAGCACTAATAgcaatcataataatagacTTAATAATAGAAGCAACTTAACCGATGAAGGGTAtgaggaagaagaaataattcataCTAAAGTTAGAACAGGAGTTTCTTTATTGCATAATGTTTCTGGTAAACATTTCAATATACCtctataa
- the TBLA0C02520 gene encoding uncharacterized protein (similar to Saccharomyces cerevisiae AGP2 (YBR132C); ancestral locus Anc_3.397), producing MEKDSGKILYDVQELDLLQTTSHSSSHTVLNSPSDDNSSTTSKCCWSSSESIHSDTTLIPTTKRNLKNRHVQFIAISGVIGTALFVTIGKPLYKGGPVSLILAFILWCIPIFAITVSTAEMVCFYPVSSPFLRLANKCVDESLAFMASWNFWFLECVQIPFEIVSVNTMIHYWTTNYSPAIPLVVQVVLYFIISITAVKYYGELEFWLSSFKIILAIGLFLFTLITMCGGNPERDHFGFRNYKVEPFKQYFPSGNHSPASLGYFQGFLNCLIQAAFTIAGGEYISMLAGEVHLPRKVLPKAFKQVFYRLTFIFIGSCLCVGIICSPNDPDLTAAISESRPGAGSSPYVIAMNNLKIRILPHIVNVALITAAFSAGNAYTYCSSRTLYGMALDGYAPKIFSRCNKYGVPIYSVVISLLWALLSLLQLNSNSAVVLNWLVNLITASQLINFSVICITYLFFRKSYRAQSNDLPSLPFKSWFQPYTAIFGLACAVIMIGVQGYTTLIPSIWSVQNFLFCYLMVFLNLIFYFVHKFGWTYYKTKSLSFRNPTQINFKNDLMVIENHELKYGFNKFQFFYESNKV from the coding sequence ATGGAGAAAGATTCAGGTAAAATACTTTATGATGTCCAAGAGTTGGACTTGCTACAAACCACCTCACATTCATCTTCACATACAGTTCTCAATTCCCCTTCGGATGATAATAGTTCTACTACTTCCAAATGTTGCTGGAGTAGTTCTGAGTCTATTCATTCCGATACAACTTTAATCCCCACTACCAAgagaaatttgaaaaatagaCATGTTCAATTCATTGCCATATCAGGTGTCATTGGTACTGCATTGTTTGTCACCATCGGTAAACCATTGTATAAAGGTGGCCCTGTTTCATTAATCTTGGCTTTCATCCTTTGGTGCATCCCCATTTTCGCCATTACTGTCTCTACAGCAGAAATGGTTTGTTTCTATCCAGTATCTTCACCATTTTTACGACTGGCAAACAAATGTGTTGATGAATCATTGGCGTTCATGGCATCATGGAATTTTTGGTTTTTAGAGTGTGTCCAAATTCCATTTGAAATTGTCTCAGTTAATACCATGATTCATTATTGGACCACAAATTATTCACCTGCTATCCCACTTGTAGTTCAAGTCgtattatatttcattatttccATTACAGCAGTGAAATACTATGGTGAATTAGAGTTTTGGTTATCctcatttaaaattattcttgCCATTGggttatttttattcactTTAATTACCATGTGTGGTGGGAATCCAGAAAGAGATCATTTTGGCTTTAGAAACTATAAAGTAGAACCCTTTAAACAATATTTCCCCAGTGGCAACCATTCTCCTGCATCCTTAGGTTATTTCCAAGGgtttttaaattgtttaatcCAAGCAGCTTTCACCATTGCTGGTGGTGAATATATTTCCATGTTGGCAGGTGAAGTTCATTTACCTAGAAAAGTCCTTCCAAAGGCATTCAAACAAGTCTTTTATAGATTGACTTTCATCTTTATTGGCTCTTGTCTTTGCGTAGGTATCATTTGTTCCCCCAATGACCCAGATTTGACTGCAGCCATTAGTGAATCAAGACCTGGGGCAGGTTCCTCACCTTATGTCATTGCcatgaataatttaaagattagAATCTTACCTCATATTGTCAACGTAGCTTTAATCACTGCAGCATTCTCTGCAGGTAACGCTTATACTTACTGTTCTTCAAGAACATTATACGGTATGGCGTTAGATGGTTATGCCcccaaaattttttctcGTTGCAACAAATATGGTGTACCTATCTATTCTGTCGTCATCTCTTTATTATGGGCGCTCTTAAGTCTTTTACAATTGAATTCGAATAGTGCTGTGGTATTGAATTGGTTAGTTAATCTAATCACTGCATctcaattgattaatttctCAGTCATTTGTATCACCTATCTTTTTTTCAGGAAATCGTATCGTGCACAGTCAAACGATTTACCTTCTTTACCTTTCAAATCTTGGTTCCAACCTTATACTGCAATCTTTGGTCTCGCTTGTGCTGTCATTATGATAGGTGTTCAAGGTTATACCACATTGATCCCTTCTATTTGGTCAGTTCAAAATTTCTTATTCTGTTATTTGATGGTattcttaaatttaatcttttacTTTGTTCATAAATTCGGTTGGACTTATTACAAGACTAAATCTTTAAGTTTTAGAAATCCAACacaaattaattttaaaaatgatttgatGGTCATTGAGAATcatgaattgaaatatgggtttaataaattccaatttttttatgaaTCAAATAAAGTTTAA